Proteins found in one Vulgatibacter sp. genomic segment:
- a CDS encoding ExbD/TolR family protein: protein MAGGGPQRDGIIEGINVTPLVDITLVLLIIFIVTAKMVVQPAVPLDLPQAKQGEELQTIFAVTLAKDGTLLVDGEPARDETLLDRAKAALAATPELRAVIQADGDVPHRRVIGVLDRLKEAGIVRVAFGTSWPEEGGAGGGI, encoded by the coding sequence ATGGCCGGCGGCGGACCACAGCGCGACGGGATCATCGAGGGGATCAATGTCACGCCCCTCGTCGACATCACCCTGGTGCTGCTGATCATCTTCATCGTCACGGCGAAGATGGTGGTGCAGCCCGCGGTGCCGCTCGATCTCCCGCAGGCGAAGCAAGGCGAGGAACTGCAGACGATCTTCGCGGTGACCCTGGCGAAGGACGGAACGCTCCTCGTCGACGGCGAGCCCGCCCGGGACGAGACGCTGCTCGATCGGGCGAAGGCGGCGCTCGCTGCGACCCCCGAGTTGCGGGCGGTGATCCAGGCAGACGGCGACGTACCGCACCGGCGGGTGATCGGCGTTCTCGACCGCCTCAAGGAGGCGGGGATCGTCCGGGTGGCATTCGGCACCTCGTGGCCGGAGGAGGGGGGCGCCGGTGGCGGAATCTGA
- a CDS encoding TonB family protein produces the protein MAESEPSIGAVALPPSRAGAGRRRGVAVAATVGIHGLLACGLVLAPARGESVVERKSQPLHVVEIAAAPPPPPPPPAPEVAPEPEPVRPAPKAAVRAPAPASAPAPTPAAAPAPGPVAPAQAGKVVAAADEPEILDFTGFDIASGEGQAYVGGVTASAGTNTVAARGDVVAPGGAVGVGTGGARSRARSVQLPGRNWDCPWPDDARAVRAVAQEVLLRAVVRPDGTAVSVEILSEPGNGFGEAARRCAQAARFEPALDAAGEPVLASSPPIRVRFTR, from the coding sequence GTGGCGGAATCTGAGCCGAGCATCGGCGCGGTGGCCCTGCCGCCCTCCCGTGCAGGGGCGGGGCGGCGTCGCGGCGTCGCCGTGGCGGCGACCGTCGGCATCCACGGGCTCCTCGCCTGCGGGCTGGTGCTGGCGCCTGCACGCGGGGAGAGCGTGGTCGAGCGCAAGTCGCAGCCGCTCCACGTGGTGGAGATCGCCGCCGCGCCTCCCCCGCCTCCTCCGCCACCTGCGCCGGAGGTGGCGCCAGAGCCGGAGCCCGTGCGGCCGGCGCCGAAGGCTGCGGTGCGCGCGCCTGCGCCTGCGTCTGCGCCAGCGCCGACACCAGCGGCAGCGCCTGCGCCGGGCCCGGTCGCCCCGGCACAGGCCGGCAAGGTGGTGGCTGCAGCTGACGAACCCGAGATCCTCGACTTCACCGGCTTCGACATCGCATCGGGCGAGGGCCAGGCCTACGTCGGCGGCGTGACCGCGTCCGCCGGGACCAACACGGTCGCGGCGCGGGGAGATGTGGTGGCGCCCGGCGGCGCGGTCGGGGTGGGGACCGGCGGCGCCCGCAGCCGCGCGCGCTCGGTGCAGCTGCCGGGGCGCAACTGGGATTGCCCGTGGCCCGACGACGCCCGTGCGGTCCGTGCGGTGGCGCAGGAGGTGCTGCTTCGGGCGGTGGTGCGGCCCGACGGAACCGCCGTCTCGGTGGAGATCCTCTCGGAGCCGGGGAACGGCTTCGGTGAAGCGGCCCGGCGCTGCGCGCAGGCCGCCCGCTTCGAGCCGGCCCTCGATGCAGCGGGAGAGCCGGTGCTGGCGAGCTCGCCGCCGATCCGCGTCCGATTCACTCGCTGA
- a CDS encoding MotA/TolQ/ExbB proton channel family protein, with protein MEIVFFLKNLLVASGTAWVLWLLVALSVGSVGVIVERALVFRARSADLRALTGALDAALARGATTEAQGLLEREPSLAARVAIAGLRLADHGAEAAHRGMESAMAVERAVLDKRLAYLGTLGNNAPFVGLFGTVIGVILAFDALGTEGAAGAAAGQAASAAVMAAIAEALVATAVGIAVALPAVAAYNYFQRRIACMVGDAEALTKLVLAYLSSERVTLAEVRQQRREVA; from the coding sequence ATGGAAATCGTCTTCTTCCTCAAGAACCTCCTCGTCGCCTCCGGCACCGCCTGGGTGCTCTGGCTCCTCGTCGCGCTCTCGGTGGGCAGCGTCGGCGTCATCGTGGAGCGCGCCCTCGTCTTCCGTGCGCGCAGCGCCGATCTGCGGGCCCTCACCGGCGCCCTCGACGCGGCGCTCGCCCGCGGCGCCACGACGGAGGCCCAAGGGCTCCTCGAGCGGGAGCCCTCGCTCGCGGCGCGGGTGGCCATCGCCGGCCTGCGCCTCGCCGACCACGGCGCGGAGGCGGCGCATCGCGGGATGGAGAGCGCGATGGCGGTGGAGCGCGCGGTCCTCGACAAGCGCCTCGCCTACCTCGGCACCCTCGGGAACAACGCCCCCTTCGTCGGCCTCTTCGGCACGGTGATCGGCGTGATCCTCGCCTTCGACGCCCTCGGGACCGAGGGCGCCGCCGGCGCCGCTGCAGGGCAGGCCGCCTCCGCCGCGGTGATGGCGGCGATCGCCGAGGCGCTGGTCGCCACCGCGGTGGGCATCGCGGTGGCCCTGCCGGCGGTGGCTGCCTACAACTACTTCCAGCGCCGGATCGCCTGCATGGTCGGGGACGCGGAGGCGCTCACCAAGCTGGTGCTCGCCTACCTGAGCTCGGAGCGGGTCACCCTCGCCGAGGTGCGGCAGCAGCGGCGGGAGGTCGCCTGA
- a CDS encoding ribonuclease H-like domain-containing protein: MITATFRGMPGIGPSRERELWEKGFRSWDDLPADGPILSPKLDARLRGAVNEAKELLARRDLAGLARVLPVNERWRLWPRFTSETCFLDIETDGDSETVTAIALYCEKGPQAFVRGVNLEAFPRAFAGYGIVVTFNGASFDLPVLGRAFPQLVRPPIHVDLRFVYQRLGERGGLKALEKRMGLTRPGEVEGVDGWEAVRLWRRWTATRDANALCRLVEYNLYDAIQLRPLLELAYNRMVDESGLELPRCEVWQRGEVLYDVSRILLDLRGRYR; encoded by the coding sequence GTGATCACGGCGACGTTCCGCGGCATGCCGGGCATCGGTCCCTCCCGGGAGCGGGAGCTCTGGGAGAAGGGCTTCCGGAGCTGGGACGATCTGCCTGCGGACGGGCCGATCCTCTCGCCGAAGCTCGACGCCAGGCTCCGCGGCGCGGTGAACGAGGCGAAGGAGCTGCTCGCCCGCCGGGACCTCGCCGGGCTCGCGCGGGTGCTGCCGGTGAACGAGCGCTGGCGTCTCTGGCCCCGGTTCACCAGCGAGACCTGCTTCCTCGACATCGAGACCGACGGCGACTCGGAGACGGTAACCGCGATCGCGCTCTACTGCGAGAAGGGGCCGCAGGCCTTCGTTCGCGGGGTGAACCTCGAGGCCTTTCCGCGAGCCTTCGCCGGCTACGGGATCGTGGTCACCTTCAACGGCGCCTCCTTCGATCTGCCGGTGCTCGGGCGCGCCTTCCCGCAGCTGGTGCGGCCGCCGATCCACGTCGATCTGCGCTTCGTCTACCAGCGTCTCGGGGAGCGCGGCGGCCTCAAGGCGCTGGAGAAGCGGATGGGGCTGACCCGGCCCGGCGAGGTCGAGGGGGTCGACGGCTGGGAGGCGGTGCGGCTCTGGCGGCGGTGGACCGCTACCCGGGACGCGAACGCGCTCTGCAGGCTGGTGGAGTACAACCTCTACGACGCGATCCAGCTCCGGCCGCTGCTCGAGCTGGCCTACAACCGCATGGTCGACGAGAGCGGGCTGGAGCTGCCGCGCTGCGAGGTGTGGCAGCGGGGCGAGGTGCTCTACGACGTGAGCCGCATCCTGCTCGATCTGCGGGGCCGGTACCGGTAG
- a CDS encoding (deoxy)nucleoside triphosphate pyrophosphohydrolase has translation MKKRVRVVAALFTRGDTVLVQQRPPDKSRALLWEFPGGKVEAGEADEAALARECAEELGVSVSVGERLWSVVHEYADLAVELVLYRAAMAADAVPQPHEAHQLAWVERARLPGMEFCEADVPLLPRLAAGEFA, from the coding sequence ATGAAGAAGCGCGTCCGGGTGGTGGCTGCGCTCTTCACGCGCGGCGACACGGTCCTCGTGCAGCAGCGGCCGCCCGACAAGAGCCGGGCCCTGCTCTGGGAGTTTCCCGGCGGCAAGGTGGAGGCCGGCGAGGCGGACGAGGCGGCGCTGGCCCGGGAATGTGCCGAGGAACTCGGCGTTTCCGTCTCCGTGGGCGAGCGGCTGTGGAGCGTGGTGCACGAATATGCCGACCTCGCGGTGGAGCTGGTGCTCTACCGCGCGGCGATGGCGGCTGACGCGGTGCCCCAGCCACACGAGGCCCACCAGCTCGCCTGGGTGGAGCGCGCGCGGCTGCCGGGGATGGAGTTCTGTGAAGCGGACGTGCCGCTGCTCCCGAGGCTGGCTGCGGGAGAGTTCGCCTAG
- a CDS encoding SEC-C metal-binding domain-containing protein encodes MAAANEWVGGIIASTGDVVEEGAAFRPSVAVWLDVKNDQLLATELCRPEHAAAALAGALQKALERSEGRPAALRVAEEAWVDAVRAAAGGPVSIAVGPTPELGPLEENLAAFLAEGPQMPGYTAEGTIPPERVERLFRAARRFFQAQPWKVAAEEEVFAVDVPELGIEGGCLIVIGAQEEARGFTLFPDVDTYLAFVEAVSEEEGLPVGPFLHLGFEQEQDLGPTMRAELQRYGWKAAAPGAVPALLALDEDGLTRELEELDHVLATALAEAVVDLVEKHPELPEEADETSSHDGLPEVRLQLPHPEIDSLDEVIVYGFLEEEEAQGRDLELAESVAVHALDFKEASEADPVAWSPAEVEEFLLVYVPKKVSYSEEELLLLPRVFGRFLRFLGESFEVMDEKRIRRLLDHVDELLGRFRLAIGDPSRWAPAKRLAMLAHQRGVDLTDREAMAGLVNEMNAQQLPSVRLAPKVGRNDPCPCGSGKKHKKCCGA; translated from the coding sequence ATGGCTGCAGCGAACGAGTGGGTCGGCGGGATCATCGCCTCGACGGGAGATGTGGTGGAGGAGGGTGCCGCCTTCCGCCCGTCGGTCGCGGTCTGGCTCGACGTGAAGAACGATCAGCTCCTCGCCACCGAGCTCTGCAGGCCGGAGCATGCAGCCGCGGCGCTTGCCGGCGCCCTGCAGAAGGCGCTGGAGCGGAGCGAGGGGCGCCCCGCCGCGCTGCGCGTCGCCGAGGAGGCCTGGGTCGACGCGGTGCGGGCCGCAGCCGGCGGGCCGGTCTCGATCGCGGTGGGGCCCACGCCGGAGCTCGGGCCCCTCGAGGAGAACCTCGCCGCCTTCCTCGCCGAGGGGCCGCAGATGCCGGGCTACACCGCGGAGGGGACGATCCCGCCGGAGCGGGTGGAGCGGCTCTTCCGTGCGGCGCGGCGCTTCTTCCAGGCGCAGCCCTGGAAGGTCGCCGCCGAGGAGGAGGTCTTCGCGGTCGACGTGCCCGAGCTGGGGATCGAGGGCGGCTGCCTCATCGTCATCGGCGCGCAGGAGGAGGCCCGCGGCTTCACCCTCTTCCCCGACGTCGACACCTACCTCGCCTTCGTGGAGGCGGTCTCCGAGGAGGAGGGCCTGCCGGTCGGCCCCTTCCTCCACCTCGGCTTCGAGCAGGAGCAGGATCTCGGCCCGACGATGCGCGCGGAGCTGCAGCGGTACGGCTGGAAGGCGGCGGCGCCGGGTGCGGTGCCGGCGCTCCTCGCCCTCGACGAAGACGGCCTCACCCGCGAGCTCGAGGAACTCGACCACGTCCTCGCCACGGCGCTCGCCGAGGCGGTGGTCGATCTGGTCGAGAAGCACCCCGAGTTGCCGGAGGAGGCGGACGAGACCAGCAGCCACGACGGTCTCCCCGAGGTGCGCCTGCAGCTTCCGCATCCGGAGATCGACTCCCTGGACGAGGTGATCGTCTACGGTTTCCTCGAGGAGGAGGAGGCGCAGGGGCGCGATCTCGAGCTGGCGGAGTCGGTGGCGGTCCACGCCCTCGACTTCAAGGAGGCGAGCGAGGCGGATCCGGTGGCCTGGAGCCCAGCCGAGGTGGAGGAGTTCCTCCTCGTCTACGTGCCGAAGAAGGTGAGCTACAGCGAGGAGGAGCTGCTCCTGCTCCCCCGCGTCTTCGGCCGCTTCCTCCGCTTCCTCGGCGAGAGCTTCGAGGTGATGGACGAGAAGCGGATCCGCCGCCTCCTCGATCACGTCGACGAGCTGCTCGGCCGCTTCCGCCTCGCCATCGGCGATCCCTCCCGGTGGGCGCCTGCCAAGCGGCTGGCGATGCTCGCCCACCAGCGCGGCGTCGATCTCACCGATCGCGAGGCGATGGCCGGGCTTGTGAACGAGATGAACGCGCAGCAGCTGCCCAGCGTGCGGCTGGCGCCGAAGGTGGGCCGCAACGACCCCTGTCCGTGCGGCAGCGGCAAGAAGCACAAGAAGTGCTGCGGGGCCTGA
- a CDS encoding POT family MFS transporter: protein MSTPIARPEAQASAGSLPRQIPFIIGNEACERFSFYGMRNILTAFLVGWLLMGTADEQARQAEAKDVFHIFVMGVYFFPLLGGWLADRWFGKYRTILWLSLVYCVGHACLAIFEGSKTGFYTGLFLIALGSGGIKPCVSAFVGDQFDQSNKHLARVVFDAFYWIINFGSFFASLLIPLTLEIWGPSIAFGIPGLLMFIATVIFWMGRHRYVNVPPVAADPHSVTNVIRTALFATRSGAGRPGLVLSAFGLVLGVGSLGAYELLGGIVTAICLALVLILAAVGGGTLMQLDRAKGIHPDEDIEGVRAVLRLLVLFALVTPFWSLFDQKASTWILQAREMELPGWSWFKNASQIQALNPLLVMALIPFNNLVLYPALTRFGLQVTPLRRMTAGIAFSGVSWVVIGGVQLAIDGGANLSILWQTIPYVLLTFAEVLVSATGLEFAYSQAPAKMKGVLMSFWTLSVTVGNLWVLLVNGAVRNEAVESAIASTGIGLTAFQMFFFAGFAFLAAVAFGLYAKRYKMVDHYRAA from the coding sequence ATGAGCACACCCATCGCCCGTCCCGAGGCGCAGGCGTCCGCCGGCAGCCTGCCGCGGCAGATCCCGTTCATCATCGGCAACGAGGCGTGCGAGCGCTTCAGCTTCTACGGGATGCGGAACATCCTCACCGCGTTCCTCGTGGGCTGGCTGCTCATGGGCACCGCCGACGAGCAGGCCCGCCAGGCGGAGGCGAAGGACGTCTTCCACATCTTCGTGATGGGCGTCTACTTCTTCCCCTTGCTCGGCGGCTGGCTCGCCGATCGCTGGTTCGGGAAGTACCGCACCATCCTCTGGCTCAGCCTCGTCTACTGCGTGGGCCATGCGTGCCTGGCGATCTTCGAGGGCAGCAAGACCGGCTTCTACACCGGCCTCTTCCTCATCGCGCTGGGCTCCGGCGGCATCAAGCCCTGCGTCTCGGCGTTCGTCGGCGATCAATTCGACCAGTCGAACAAGCACCTCGCCCGCGTGGTCTTCGACGCCTTCTACTGGATCATCAACTTCGGCTCGTTCTTCGCGTCGCTCCTCATCCCGCTCACCCTCGAGATCTGGGGCCCGTCGATCGCCTTCGGCATCCCCGGCCTGCTGATGTTCATCGCCACGGTGATCTTCTGGATGGGTCGCCACCGCTACGTGAACGTGCCGCCGGTCGCTGCCGATCCGCACTCGGTCACCAACGTGATCCGGACCGCGCTCTTCGCCACCCGCAGCGGCGCAGGACGCCCCGGTCTCGTGCTCTCTGCCTTCGGCCTCGTCCTCGGCGTCGGATCGCTCGGTGCCTACGAGCTCCTGGGCGGGATCGTCACCGCGATCTGCCTCGCGCTGGTGCTCATCCTCGCCGCGGTCGGCGGCGGCACCCTCATGCAGCTCGACCGCGCGAAGGGCATCCACCCCGACGAGGACATCGAGGGCGTGCGCGCGGTCCTGCGCCTGCTGGTGCTCTTTGCCCTGGTGACGCCCTTCTGGTCGCTCTTCGATCAGAAGGCCTCCACCTGGATCCTCCAGGCCCGCGAGATGGAGCTGCCGGGCTGGTCGTGGTTCAAGAACGCCTCCCAGATCCAGGCGCTCAACCCGCTGCTGGTGATGGCGCTCATCCCCTTCAACAACCTTGTGCTCTACCCTGCCCTGACCCGCTTCGGCCTGCAGGTCACGCCGCTGCGCCGGATGACCGCGGGCATCGCCTTCTCCGGCGTGTCGTGGGTGGTGATCGGCGGCGTGCAGCTCGCCATCGACGGCGGCGCGAACCTCTCGATCCTCTGGCAGACGATCCCCTATGTTCTCCTCACCTTTGCCGAGGTGCTCGTCTCCGCCACCGGCCTCGAGTTCGCCTACAGCCAGGCGCCGGCGAAGATGAAGGGCGTGCTGATGAGCTTCTGGACCCTCTCGGTCACCGTCGGCAACCTCTGGGTGTTGCTGGTGAACGGCGCCGTGCGCAACGAGGCGGTCGAGAGCGCCATCGCCTCCACCGGCATCGGCCTCACCGCCTTCCAGATGTTCTTCTTCGCGGGCTTCGCCTTCCTCGCCGCCGTCGCCTTCGGCCTCTACGCCAAGCGCTACAAGATGGTCGACCACTACCGCGCCGCCTGA